In Haematobia irritans isolate KBUSLIRL chromosome 1, ASM5000362v1, whole genome shotgun sequence, a genomic segment contains:
- the LOC142234632 gene encoding uncharacterized protein LOC142234632, whose product MICNTTLCLETCLLRKKVKELNISQSVVIRVLKRRNATSKEQTRGRRKLLTAADARLLMAEIRQNKSVTPKYTTVAKNKQVSEWTARRALHNIGYVSAGCFTWWHIGPLQKIDGIMKKQECLAILQTHLPEFVDKSAYPEDEVVFQQDGDPQHSAKIVKKWLSEKKFQVMNWPAQSPDLKPIENLWSIVGRRLGLYKSAP is encoded by the exons atgATCTGTAATACAACTTTGTGTCTAGAAACGTGTTTGCTA CGGAAAAAAGTCAAGGAACTAAATATAAGTCAGTCTGTGGTCATTCGCGTCCTAAAAAGACGAAATGCTACTTCCAAAGAGCAAACCAGAGGGCGCCGAAAACTGTTGACCGCAGCGGACGCTCGCCTTTTGATGGCAGAAATTAGGCAGAACAAGTCCGTAACGCCGAAATATACTACTGTTGCCAAAAATAAGCAAGTTAGTGAATGGACAGCAAGAAGAGCGCTCCACAACATTGGTTATGTTTCAgct GGCTGCTTCACTTGGTGGCACATTGGGCCATTGCAGAAAATTGATGGTATAATGAAGAAGCAAGAATGCCTCGCCATTTTACAGACTCATCTTCCCGAGTTTGTTGACAAGAGTGCCTATCCTGAAGATGAAGTCGTATTTCAACAGGATGGTGATCCGCAGCATAGtgcaaaaatagtgaaaaaatggcttagtgagaaaaaatttcaagtgaTGAATTGGCCAGCGCAAAGCCCCGACCTCAAGCCGATTGAAAATTTATGGTCAATCGTGGGTAGACGGCTGGGATTGTACAAATCAGCTCCATAA